One window of Salvelinus fontinalis isolate EN_2023a chromosome 19, ASM2944872v1, whole genome shotgun sequence genomic DNA carries:
- the LOC129816705 gene encoding caspase-8-like isoform X1 — protein sequence MEMDFQRLLLRVEQALSSEEVQALAFLCKDLLEKDCSSVPTASKLFSLLTEQELLTPDQLYLLADLLCTIQRHSLMRELGLNNQLPTTSSLISPYRKLLYDLSENTTEDELREIKFLLVNILPRRKLEDNVTTLQVFLEMEKIDILSVIKLNIVESIFGSVCPMLKTRINQFKTRQGPVNPKTGVGLLRPRPSSACLPENQAVSMLPRRPVSCGLSVEQRGHSDTMFFPSSYFSSASQCSTQVSTLNPADTSLDVRRVSDTADAVLSHRLGLLSTSGDNDAALSPENHHVSSVPSCGHNKNFDPANRQTGNTTKEEVGEYAMTGRKRGYCLIINNYNFKNSPKLLNNREGTQVDESSLVSVFEWLGFETQIEPDCSREQLLSLVAELRSRDHSQMDCLVCCVLSHGLEGCVYGVDGLKVRVRELTEPFSGLECSSLRGKPKLFFIQACQGIKEQQPVFIQSDCPGTDGFTTTSSICTDAVVPRDSIPSDADFLLGMATVPHFASFRDKRQGTWFIQSLCQNLINLVSSGYDLLSILTKVNDDVSSKSDNHGTRKQMPQPAYSLRKRLVFPIPKDPPPRLHLPDYTSPTT from the exons ATG GAGATGGATTTCCAAAGGCTGCTATTGCGGGTGGAACAAGCCCTGAGCAGTGAAGAAGTACAAGCACTTGCATTTCTTTGCAAAGATCTACTTGAGAAAGACTGTAGCTCAGTGCCCACAGCAAGTAAACTCTTCTCTCTTCTGACGGAACAAGAACTGTTAACCCCCGATCAGCTTTACTTGCTTGCTGATCTACTATGCACCATCCAGCGCCACAGCTTGATGCGAGAGCTTGGCCTCAACAACCAGCTTCCAACAACCAGTAGCCTCATCTCTCCTTATAG AAAGCTGCTGTATGACTTGTCAGAGAACACCACTGAAGACGAGTTGAGAGAGATTAAGTTCCTATTGGTTAACATACTCCCTCGTAGGAAACTGGAGGACAATGTG ACTACCTTGCAAGTATTCCTGGAAATGGAGAAAATTGATATTTTGAGCGTTATAAAACTAAACATAGTTGAAAGTATATTTGGAAGTGTCTGCCCCATGTTGAAAACAAGAATCAACCAGTTTAAGACACGGCAGG GGCCAGTAAACCCAAAAACAGGGGTGGGATTGCTAAGACCAAGGCCTTCTTCTGCATGTCTTCCAGAAAACCAG GCTGTCTCCATGCTTCCAAGGAGACCTGTGTCATGTGGACTATCAG TCGAACAACGTGGACATTCTGACACGATGTTCTTTCCCTCTTCGTACTTCTCTTCAGCTTCACAGTGTTCAACTCAG GTGTCCACTCTGAATCCAGCTGACACCTCTCTGG ATGTTCGGAGGGTCTCAGATACAGCGGATGCAGTACTTTCACATAGGCTGGGTCTCCTAAGTACCAGTGGGGACAACGATGCTGCTCTCAGCCCAG AGAATCACCATGTTTCATCCGTACCCTCATGTGGACACAATAAGAACTTTGACCCTGCAAATCGTCAGACAGGAAACACCACAAAAGAG GAAGTGGGAGAATATGCCATGACAGGACGAAAGAGAGGTTACTGTCTGATAATTAACAACTACAACTTCAAAAATTCTCCAAAACTCCTAAACAATAGAGAGGGAACACAGGTTGATGAAA GCAGTTTGGTGAGTGTGTTTGAGTGGCTGGGCTTTGAAACGCAGATTGAGCCAGACTGCAGCCGGGAGCAGTTACTGTCTCTAGTTGCGGAGCTCCGCAGCCGTGACCACAGCCAGATGGACTGCCTGGTGTGCTGCGTTCTGAGCCACGGGCTGGAGGGATGTGTTTATGGGGTGGATGGGCTGAAGGTCAGAGTCAGGGAGCTCACAGAGCCCTTCTCTGGACTGGAGTGCAGCTCACTGAGGGGAAAGCCCAAACTGTTCTTTATCCAGGCCTGTCAGGGCATCAAGGAACAACAGCCAGTGTTCATCCAGTCCGATTGCCCAGGCACTGATGGCTTTACAACCACCAGCTCTATCTGCACTGATGCAGTGGTACCCAGAGACTCCATTCCCTCTGATGCTGACTTCCTTCTGGGCATGGCCACCGTCCCTCACTTTGCCTCGTTCAGAGACAAGAGGCAGGGCACTTGGTTCATCCAGTCATTGTGCCAGAACCTCATCAACTTGGTTTCCAG TGGGTATGACTTGCTGTCCATCCTGACCAAGGTGAACGATGATGTCAGCAGTAAGAGTGATAACCATGGCACCAGGAAGCAGATGCCCCAGCCTGCATACTCACTCAGGAAGAGGCTGGTCTTTCCCATCCCAAAAGACCCTCCTCCGAGACTACACCTcccagactacacctccccgaCTACGTGA
- the LOC129816705 gene encoding caspase-8-like isoform X3, which yields MEMDFQRLLLRVEQALSSEEVQALAFLCKDLLEKDCSSVPTASKLFSLLTEQELLTPDQLYLLADLLCTIQRHSLMRELGLNNQLPTTSSLISPYRKLLYDLSENTTEDELREIKFLLVNILPRRKLEDNVTTLQVFLEMEKIDILSVIKLNIVESIFGSVCPMLKTRINQFKTRQGPVNPKTGVGLLRPRPSSACLPENQAVSMLPRRPVSCGLSVEQRGHSDTMFFPSSYFSSASQCSTQVSTLNPADTSLDVRRVSDTADAVLSHRLGLLSTSGDNDAALSPENHHVSSVPSCGHNKNFDPANRQTGNTTKEEVGEYAMTGRKRGYCLIINNYNFKNSPKLLNNREGTQVDESSLVSVFEWLGFETQIEPDCSREQLLSLVAELRSRDHSQMDCLVCCVLSHGLEGCVYGVDGLKVRVRELTEPFSGLECSSLRGKPKLFFIQACQGIKEQQPVFIQSDCPGTDGFTTTSSICTDAVVPRDSIPSDADFLLGMATVPHFASFRDKRQGTWFIQSLCQNLINLVSRLVPEPHQLGFQWV from the exons ATG GAGATGGATTTCCAAAGGCTGCTATTGCGGGTGGAACAAGCCCTGAGCAGTGAAGAAGTACAAGCACTTGCATTTCTTTGCAAAGATCTACTTGAGAAAGACTGTAGCTCAGTGCCCACAGCAAGTAAACTCTTCTCTCTTCTGACGGAACAAGAACTGTTAACCCCCGATCAGCTTTACTTGCTTGCTGATCTACTATGCACCATCCAGCGCCACAGCTTGATGCGAGAGCTTGGCCTCAACAACCAGCTTCCAACAACCAGTAGCCTCATCTCTCCTTATAG AAAGCTGCTGTATGACTTGTCAGAGAACACCACTGAAGACGAGTTGAGAGAGATTAAGTTCCTATTGGTTAACATACTCCCTCGTAGGAAACTGGAGGACAATGTG ACTACCTTGCAAGTATTCCTGGAAATGGAGAAAATTGATATTTTGAGCGTTATAAAACTAAACATAGTTGAAAGTATATTTGGAAGTGTCTGCCCCATGTTGAAAACAAGAATCAACCAGTTTAAGACACGGCAGG GGCCAGTAAACCCAAAAACAGGGGTGGGATTGCTAAGACCAAGGCCTTCTTCTGCATGTCTTCCAGAAAACCAG GCTGTCTCCATGCTTCCAAGGAGACCTGTGTCATGTGGACTATCAG TCGAACAACGTGGACATTCTGACACGATGTTCTTTCCCTCTTCGTACTTCTCTTCAGCTTCACAGTGTTCAACTCAG GTGTCCACTCTGAATCCAGCTGACACCTCTCTGG ATGTTCGGAGGGTCTCAGATACAGCGGATGCAGTACTTTCACATAGGCTGGGTCTCCTAAGTACCAGTGGGGACAACGATGCTGCTCTCAGCCCAG AGAATCACCATGTTTCATCCGTACCCTCATGTGGACACAATAAGAACTTTGACCCTGCAAATCGTCAGACAGGAAACACCACAAAAGAG GAAGTGGGAGAATATGCCATGACAGGACGAAAGAGAGGTTACTGTCTGATAATTAACAACTACAACTTCAAAAATTCTCCAAAACTCCTAAACAATAGAGAGGGAACACAGGTTGATGAAA GCAGTTTGGTGAGTGTGTTTGAGTGGCTGGGCTTTGAAACGCAGATTGAGCCAGACTGCAGCCGGGAGCAGTTACTGTCTCTAGTTGCGGAGCTCCGCAGCCGTGACCACAGCCAGATGGACTGCCTGGTGTGCTGCGTTCTGAGCCACGGGCTGGAGGGATGTGTTTATGGGGTGGATGGGCTGAAGGTCAGAGTCAGGGAGCTCACAGAGCCCTTCTCTGGACTGGAGTGCAGCTCACTGAGGGGAAAGCCCAAACTGTTCTTTATCCAGGCCTGTCAGGGCATCAAGGAACAACAGCCAGTGTTCATCCAGTCCGATTGCCCAGGCACTGATGGCTTTACAACCACCAGCTCTATCTGCACTGATGCAGTGGTACCCAGAGACTCCATTCCCTCTGATGCTGACTTCCTTCTGGGCATGGCCACCGTCCCTCACTTTGCCTCGTTCAGAGACAAGAGGCAGGGCACTTGGTTCATCCAGTCATTGTGCCAGAACCTCATCAACTTGGTTTCCAGGTTAGTTCCAGAACCTCATCAACTTGGTTTCCAG TGGGTATGA
- the LOC129816705 gene encoding caspase-8-like isoform X2, which produces MDFQRLLLRVEQALSSEEVQALAFLCKDLLEKDCSSVPTASKLFSLLTEQELLTPDQLYLLADLLCTIQRHSLMRELGLNNQLPTTSSLISPYRKLLYDLSENTTEDELREIKFLLVNILPRRKLEDNVTTLQVFLEMEKIDILSVIKLNIVESIFGSVCPMLKTRINQFKTRQGPVNPKTGVGLLRPRPSSACLPENQAVSMLPRRPVSCGLSVEQRGHSDTMFFPSSYFSSASQCSTQVSTLNPADTSLDVRRVSDTADAVLSHRLGLLSTSGDNDAALSPENHHVSSVPSCGHNKNFDPANRQTGNTTKEEVGEYAMTGRKRGYCLIINNYNFKNSPKLLNNREGTQVDESSLVSVFEWLGFETQIEPDCSREQLLSLVAELRSRDHSQMDCLVCCVLSHGLEGCVYGVDGLKVRVRELTEPFSGLECSSLRGKPKLFFIQACQGIKEQQPVFIQSDCPGTDGFTTTSSICTDAVVPRDSIPSDADFLLGMATVPHFASFRDKRQGTWFIQSLCQNLINLVSSGYDLLSILTKVNDDVSSKSDNHGTRKQMPQPAYSLRKRLVFPIPKDPPPRLHLPDYTSPTT; this is translated from the exons ATGGATTTCCAAAGGCTGCTATTGCGGGTGGAACAAGCCCTGAGCAGTGAAGAAGTACAAGCACTTGCATTTCTTTGCAAAGATCTACTTGAGAAAGACTGTAGCTCAGTGCCCACAGCAAGTAAACTCTTCTCTCTTCTGACGGAACAAGAACTGTTAACCCCCGATCAGCTTTACTTGCTTGCTGATCTACTATGCACCATCCAGCGCCACAGCTTGATGCGAGAGCTTGGCCTCAACAACCAGCTTCCAACAACCAGTAGCCTCATCTCTCCTTATAG AAAGCTGCTGTATGACTTGTCAGAGAACACCACTGAAGACGAGTTGAGAGAGATTAAGTTCCTATTGGTTAACATACTCCCTCGTAGGAAACTGGAGGACAATGTG ACTACCTTGCAAGTATTCCTGGAAATGGAGAAAATTGATATTTTGAGCGTTATAAAACTAAACATAGTTGAAAGTATATTTGGAAGTGTCTGCCCCATGTTGAAAACAAGAATCAACCAGTTTAAGACACGGCAGG GGCCAGTAAACCCAAAAACAGGGGTGGGATTGCTAAGACCAAGGCCTTCTTCTGCATGTCTTCCAGAAAACCAG GCTGTCTCCATGCTTCCAAGGAGACCTGTGTCATGTGGACTATCAG TCGAACAACGTGGACATTCTGACACGATGTTCTTTCCCTCTTCGTACTTCTCTTCAGCTTCACAGTGTTCAACTCAG GTGTCCACTCTGAATCCAGCTGACACCTCTCTGG ATGTTCGGAGGGTCTCAGATACAGCGGATGCAGTACTTTCACATAGGCTGGGTCTCCTAAGTACCAGTGGGGACAACGATGCTGCTCTCAGCCCAG AGAATCACCATGTTTCATCCGTACCCTCATGTGGACACAATAAGAACTTTGACCCTGCAAATCGTCAGACAGGAAACACCACAAAAGAG GAAGTGGGAGAATATGCCATGACAGGACGAAAGAGAGGTTACTGTCTGATAATTAACAACTACAACTTCAAAAATTCTCCAAAACTCCTAAACAATAGAGAGGGAACACAGGTTGATGAAA GCAGTTTGGTGAGTGTGTTTGAGTGGCTGGGCTTTGAAACGCAGATTGAGCCAGACTGCAGCCGGGAGCAGTTACTGTCTCTAGTTGCGGAGCTCCGCAGCCGTGACCACAGCCAGATGGACTGCCTGGTGTGCTGCGTTCTGAGCCACGGGCTGGAGGGATGTGTTTATGGGGTGGATGGGCTGAAGGTCAGAGTCAGGGAGCTCACAGAGCCCTTCTCTGGACTGGAGTGCAGCTCACTGAGGGGAAAGCCCAAACTGTTCTTTATCCAGGCCTGTCAGGGCATCAAGGAACAACAGCCAGTGTTCATCCAGTCCGATTGCCCAGGCACTGATGGCTTTACAACCACCAGCTCTATCTGCACTGATGCAGTGGTACCCAGAGACTCCATTCCCTCTGATGCTGACTTCCTTCTGGGCATGGCCACCGTCCCTCACTTTGCCTCGTTCAGAGACAAGAGGCAGGGCACTTGGTTCATCCAGTCATTGTGCCAGAACCTCATCAACTTGGTTTCCAG TGGGTATGACTTGCTGTCCATCCTGACCAAGGTGAACGATGATGTCAGCAGTAAGAGTGATAACCATGGCACCAGGAAGCAGATGCCCCAGCCTGCATACTCACTCAGGAAGAGGCTGGTCTTTCCCATCCCAAAAGACCCTCCTCCGAGACTACACCTcccagactacacctccccgaCTACGTGA